A window of Candidatus Syntrophosphaera sp. genomic DNA:
AACGGTCTGGATAAGTTCCTTGAGCAGGGGATAGTGGGTGCAGCCCAGGACAAGGGTGTCGATCCGCTCTCCGCGGTAAAAATCAAGATACTCGCGCACAATGTCCCGGGAACTGGGATGGGTAAGCCAGCCTTCCTCGACCAAGGGCACGAACAGGGGACAGGCTTTGGAGATGACTTGGGCTTCAGGCAGGATCTGGGTGATTGCCCGGGTATAGGCTTCCGATCGTACGGTGCCTTCGGTACCGATCACGCCGATGCGCTGGTTGCGGGTCTTTTGGGAGGCCATTTCAGCCCCGGGGTTGATTACTCCGATCACCGGGATACCGGTCAGGTCCTTCAAATGCTCCAAAGCCACGGCGGAGGAAGTGTTGCAGGCCACGATCAGGATCTTGACGCCTTTCTGCAAAAGGAAGCGGGAATTCTGCACCGAATACTCGATCACCGTGTTGGGGGATTTGGGACCGTAGGGCACCCGGGCCGTGTCCCCAAAATAGATGAGGTCTTCTTCCGGAAAGGCTGACCGGATGGCTTTGTAAACTGTCAGGCCACCCACCCCGGAGTCGAATATCCCGATCGGCTTCTTCATCTTTTTCCTCTGCGTCGATTTCTGTTAGAGCCACTTTTTTTGCGGGGCTGCTTAACGTCAACAGCATTTCTCTGCCTGCCACCCTTGGAACTTCGTAATCTATTATCCGGTTTGGGTTTGTCATTTTGATATGAAATTTGCGCCAGATGCTGGTGCGCGTCTGGAACCTGCTGAAGTTCCAAATATATGTCATCACTAACGTCCATTATCTCAACCAATACTTTATCCATTAGCTGGAAATAATTATTATTGGAAGCACTTACAAATCTCATTTCCCTGTCTTTGTAATTCCATTTTCCCGGGGGTAGCTGGTCCACTTTGAGGATGGCGTTGATGGGAATCTCATTCAGCCGCACGATCAAACCGCTCGATTTGGCGGAGATGACCAGTCCGCTGAATTTTCCCTCCACCTGTTTTTTCATGTAGGCCATGCTGTAGTTGCGCTCAATATCCCGTTCCGCTTGGTCCGCCTGTAATTCCTGCTCGGAAGCGGCAACGGCGTGGCGGTGGATCTGCTGAGCGCTGAATTTCTCCTTGCTGCTGCGCAGGACATGGACCTTGCAGAGGTGATGGATGATGAGGTCGCAAAGCCTGCGGATCGGGCTGGTGAAGTGGGTGTAGGTTTCCATGCCCAGGCCGAAATGGCGGATATGCTCTGTGGAATACTTGGCCTTTTTCATGCTGCGCAGGATGATCCGGTCAAACACCTTGTGATATTCAGCACCGGGCAGGGAAAGCAGCAGATATTGCAGCGAGGCGTTGGGGTTTTCCCGTTCGTAGTAGCTTATTCCATAATGAGATAGCAAATCAACCAGCTTTTCGATCTTGTCCTGATCTGGATCCTCGTGGATGCGGTAGATCGTGGTGGGGGAGACCTGGGTCAATTTCTTGGCCACAAATTCATTGGCCACCAGCAT
This region includes:
- the murI gene encoding glutamate racemase translates to MKKPIGIFDSGVGGLTVYKAIRSAFPEEDLIYFGDTARVPYGPKSPNTVIEYSVQNSRFLLQKGVKILIVACNTSSAVALEHLKDLTGIPVIGVINPGAEMASQKTRNQRIGVIGTEGTVRSEAYTRAITQILPEAQVISKACPLFVPLVEEGWLTHPSSRDIVREYLDFYRGERIDTLVLGCTHYPLLKELIQTVVGEQVALVDSADAISHYLTQLLPHEYDGTSGRDEFYVSDNEAKFAQIAARILGWQPEQLRRVRLFESWFE